From the Solanum pennellii chromosome 4, SPENNV200 genome, one window contains:
- the LOC107017262 gene encoding heavy metal-associated isoprenylated plant protein 24-like, whose product MGVSGTLEYLSEVLSNVKKSKKKKQIATVSIKIRMDCEGCARKVKNALSKVKGAKSVDVDLKQQKATVTGFVEPKKVLKAAKSTGKKCEIWPYVPYSMVAHPYAAGVYDKKAPPNFVRATTDPSVAHLNPVEEQYSLMFSDENPNACNIM is encoded by the exons ATGGGAGTTTCAGGTACACTGGAATACTTATCTGAAGTACTTAGCAACGTTAAGAAGagcaagaaaaagaaacaaatcgCAACTGTGTCCATCAAGATTAGAATGGACTGTGAAGGTTGTGCTCGTAAAGTTAAAAATGCTCTCTCTAAAGTAAaag GTGCAAAATCAGTGGATGTGGACTTAAAGCAACAAAAAGCAACGGTAACAGGATTTGTGGAGCCAAAAAAAGTGTTGAAGGCAGCAAAATCGACTGgtaaaaaatgtgaaatttggcCATATGTGCCTTATAGTATGGTGGCACATCCTTATGCTGCTGGTGTTTACGACAAAAAAGCACCTCCTAATTTTGTAAGGGCAACTACTGATCCATCTGTTGCTCACTTAAATCCTGTTGAAGAACAATATTCACTTATGTTTAGTGATGAAAATCCAAATGCTTGTAATATTATGTAG